Part of the Aggregatilinea lenta genome, GAACGACGCGCCCCACACGATGTCGTTATCGTCGCGGGTCACAAACGGCCCGGTTGCCACAAGCTGCCGGGGCTGCTCGCCCAGCCGTGCGACGTAAATCCCGGTTGCGCCCGGCGCGCAGCCCTCATCCGCAATCGCACGCATCACCACACGGCCATCCGGCAGCCACACGGCGAGGTCCAGGATCATGTTGCGAATCTCGAACGCGATGGTGCGCAGCAGGCTGGTCCCGGTGATCTCCAGGTAGACCCAGCCGTCATCGGCAAGGCCGAGTCCGGCAGTCCGGCAGACGCTGCTCTGCACTTTGTCGCTCGACGCAAGCGCGTAGAGCTGGTGCTGACCGTCCGGGGAGCGCCAGGGCGCATACGGCTGGACCAGCGCCACATCCGGCGACAGCGCGCGCCGCTCGCCGGTCACGGGATCGTACAGCATCGGGTTGGCCTGCAAACCGCCCACGGGACCAATGCCCATCACCACGGCGGCGGGTCGCCCGTCGTCCAGCCACGCGACGTCCACCGGCAGCCCGGCGGGTGCTTGCAGCATCGCCGTCAGATCGCGCGTGTCACGCGGCATATAGTAGGCCGTCTGCACGCCGCCCGTCTCCACGACGAACGCCAGCGCCGCGCCATCAGGGGACCACTGCACCGCGAGGATGAGATCGTCTGTGTCCAGCTCGGCGACGATCAGCGAGCGCCCGGCGGAGACATCCAGCGCCATAAGCGCGTTGGTGGTGCGGTAAATGACCTGCGTGCCGGCGGGATCGGGGATGAGCGGCCACAGCGCCACGCCGCGATCCACTTCGCGGGGCGCGCCGCCTTCGTCCAGGGGCCAGACCACCAGTTTGCGCTCGACAATGCCCTGGATCATCACCAGGGCGCTGTCCGGCGACGCGCCGCCCGGCAGCGGTGTCACCGCCACCGGCGTGGCGGTCGGTGTAGGGGGCACGGTCGGCTCGATGCCGGGGCGCAGCGGCTCAGAATTCGGAGCTTGGCCTCGCACCGCCACCGCTACGAAGCTCAGGGCCACCACGAGGACCACGATCCCAATCATCTGCCGGGAGAATTCACGCCACCGCATGGCCGGGTTCACTCATCTAATACAACGGGCAATTTGTAGTTGGGTTAAATGCTGCACAGTGATAGAAGGAGCGCATGATTCGCGGGCAGACCTCACCCCCGGCCCCTCTCCAATCAAGTTGGAGAGGGGAGACAGACAAATGTTTGCAGGTTTCGTAGGGGCGGGTTTGTAACCCGCCCTGATTTTTCTCGCGCATAGAATCCGATTTAGCAGCGTTACCCACCCGGAACGGTCACACCCGCCTTGACACGCGTCTCGATCAGCGCGCCATCGCTCAGCTCGTGCACCACGTCCGCCTCGGCCATCACCTGCGGATCGTGCGTGACGATCAGCAGCGTCACACCACGCTCCTCAACCAGGCGCCGCAGCAGGTCTAGAATGCGCCGCCCGGTGCGCGTATCGAGCTGTCCCGTCGGCTCGTCGGCCAGAACGAGCGAAGGACCTTCCGCCAGCGCACGCGCAATCGCCACGCGCTGCTGCTCGCCGCCTGACAATTCGTAGGGCCGGTGATGGGCGCGCTCACCGAGGCCAACCCAGGTCAGCGCCTCGTCGATACGCGTCTCACGCTCGGCGGGGTCCGCGCCGCGCATGCGCAGCGGCACGCCGACATTCTCGCGCGCGCTGAGCAGCGGCATCAGCCCGAACGTCTGGAAAATGAAGCCCAGGTGCCTCAGGCGCAGGTCGAGGCGCTCGCGCTCGTCCATCTGCATCAGACTGCGCCCCAACACGCGGATGTCGCCGCCCGACGGCGTATCGAGGCCTGCCATCAGGTTGAGCAGCGTGGTCTTG contains:
- a CDS encoding ABC transporter ATP-binding protein: MTNGHEPYSSSLEPVISLSHVHRIYHLAGEDIHAVNDVTLDVWPHQMTAIVGRSGSGKTTLLNLMAGLDTPSGGDIRVLGRSLMQMDERERLDLRLRHLGFIFQTFGLMPLLSARENVGVPLRMRGADPAERETRIDEALTWVGLGERAHHRPYELSGGEQQRVAIARALAEGPSLVLADEPTGQLDTRTGRRILDLLRRLVEERGVTLLIVTHDPQVMAEADVVHELSDGALIETRVKAGVTVPGG